Genomic segment of Streptomyces alboniger:
GGACAGCGTCTCGACGTCCAGGTCGTTCGTCGGTTCGTCGAGGAGGAGGAGGTTGCCGCCCTGCTTGAGGGTGAGTGCGAGGTTCAGGCGGTTGCGCTCACCGCCGGAGAGGACGCCGGCGGGCTTCTGCTGGTCCGGGCCCTTGAAGCCGAAGGCGCTCACGTACGCGCGGCTCGGCATCTCGACCTGGCCGACGTTGATGTAGTCCAGCTCGTCCGAGACGACCGCCCACAGGGTCTTCTTCGGGTCGATGTTGGCGCGGCTCTGGTCGACGTAGGAGATCTTGACCGTGTCGCCGACCTTGATGGAACCGGCGTCCGGCTCCTCAAGGCCCTGGATCATCTTGAACAGCGTGGTCTTGCCCGCGCCGTTCGGACCGATGACACCGACGATGCCGTTGCGCGGCAGGGTGAAGCTCAGGTCGTCGATCAGGACCTTCTCGCCGAAGGCCTTCGAGAGGTTGTTGACCTCGACGACGATGTTGCCCAGGCGCGGGCCCGGCGGGATCTGGATCTCCTCGAAGTCCAGCTTCCGCATCTTGTCCGCCTCGGCGGCCATCTCCTCGTAACGGGCGAGGCGCGCCTTGGACTTGGCCTGGCGCCCCTTGGCGTTGGAGCGCACCCACTCAAGCTCTTCCTTGAGGCGCTTGGCGCGCTTGGCGTCCTTCTGCCCCTCGACCTTGAGACGGGTCTGCTTGGTCTCCAGGTAGGTGGAGTAGTTGCCCTCGTAGCCGATCGCGCGGCCGCGGTCCAGCTCCAGGATCCAGCCCGCCACGTTGTCGAGGAAGTACCGGTCGTGGGTGACGGCGACGACGGTGCCGGGGTACTTCGCGAGGT
This window contains:
- the ettA gene encoding energy-dependent translational throttle protein EttA, which codes for MAEYIYTMRKTRKAHGDKVILDDVTLSFLPGAKIGVVGPNGAGKSTVLKIMAGIEQPSNGDAFLSPGYTVGMLLQEPPLDESKTVLENVQDGAKEVMGKLRRFNEVAELMATDYSDALMEEMGKLQEDLDHANAWDLDAQLEQAMDALGCPPGDWAVTNLSGGEKRRVALCKLLLEAPDLLLLDEPTNHLDAESVQWLEQHLAKYPGTVVAVTHDRYFLDNVAGWILELDRGRAIGYEGNYSTYLETKQTRLKVEGQKDAKRAKRLKEELEWVRSNAKGRQAKSKARLARYEEMAAEADKMRKLDFEEIQIPPGPRLGNIVVEVNNLSKAFGEKVLIDDLSFTLPRNGIVGVIGPNGAGKTTLFKMIQGLEEPDAGSIKVGDTVKISYVDQSRANIDPKKTLWAVVSDELDYINVGQVEMPSRAYVSAFGFKGPDQQKPAGVLSGGERNRLNLALTLKQGGNLLLLDEPTNDLDVETLSSLENALLEFPGAAVVVSHDRWFLDRVATHILAYEGDSKWFWFEGNFEAYEKNKIERLGPDAARPHRATYKKLTRG